One part of the Chryseobacterium mulctrae genome encodes these proteins:
- a CDS encoding phage tail tape measure protein encodes MIKKIMSTATTTWVLNLSENLIPKFKTVGNEGEKAAEKIDQNFDKAGKEIDQTRKKTEKLKTSLKDMSSMNWNALSEGFERISGRLSSMKGPGADFDESMHELKALTGVTDEQMAKMTKSGREMALEFGGNGARQLSSYQNILGALGPEIAENDAALAKMGRNVNIMSKSMKGDVSGATNALNNAMIQFKVSLEDPMQAAEEMDKMMNVMVASARAGSVEVPQISDALSEVGGVAKMSNLTFEETNALLQGMAKGGVEVGKLGVASRNALLKMAAPVTLSDDASEYLKAYGVDLKKVSDTTIPFAERLRELQKVGHDMNALALIFGTENVQGAQAMLSTINYQEELTAKVTGTKDAYTMAAENMESWKEKMSRYSAQIDDWKTSIFDAISPVITLTEASGEMLATGSDLANIYSGMAGPMSNFVRWIRSGAAAQKLSSIWTGISTFVTNAYTASINVGPLKAFTMWVRNSALAQKLSATWTGIVTAAQWAWNAALTANPIGLIVVGIAALVALVAAAIVYWDDWGATLLIFMGPVGRIIAAFKSIYDHWDSIKKAFQTDGILGGLKRIGVVLLDVLLKPLQQISGWIDKIFNTDLEAGIKKLRTEMDLVTENEKKSEADEKAKTKGEKVVPKQKQLTEKERIDKAIKEGKLVMYMGKAVLPSTRDKAEV; translated from the coding sequence ATGATAAAAAAAATAATGAGCACGGCTACTACAACCTGGGTATTGAATCTTTCGGAAAATCTTATTCCGAAATTTAAAACTGTAGGAAATGAAGGTGAAAAAGCCGCTGAAAAAATAGATCAGAATTTCGATAAAGCCGGAAAAGAAATTGATCAAACGAGGAAAAAAACAGAAAAACTTAAGACTTCACTAAAAGATATGAGTTCCATGAACTGGAACGCTCTTTCGGAAGGCTTTGAAAGAATATCAGGAAGGCTATCAAGTATGAAAGGTCCTGGTGCTGACTTTGATGAATCGATGCATGAATTAAAAGCATTGACAGGAGTTACTGATGAACAGATGGCAAAGATGACGAAAAGCGGTCGTGAAATGGCTCTTGAATTTGGAGGTAACGGAGCTCGCCAACTATCATCATATCAAAATATTTTAGGTGCATTAGGACCTGAAATTGCTGAGAACGACGCTGCTCTTGCTAAAATGGGACGTAATGTCAATATTATGTCTAAAAGCATGAAAGGGGATGTTTCCGGTGCAACCAATGCTCTTAATAACGCCATGATTCAGTTTAAAGTAAGCTTGGAAGACCCCATGCAAGCTGCTGAAGAAATGGATAAAATGATGAACGTCATGGTTGCTTCAGCAAGAGCTGGTTCTGTAGAGGTTCCTCAGATTTCAGATGCTTTATCTGAAGTTGGAGGAGTTGCTAAAATGAGTAATCTGACATTTGAAGAGACCAATGCTTTACTTCAGGGAATGGCAAAAGGAGGTGTTGAAGTTGGAAAATTAGGAGTTGCCTCGAGAAATGCACTTTTGAAAATGGCAGCGCCTGTAACCTTAAGTGATGATGCATCCGAATATTTGAAGGCATACGGTGTTGATCTAAAGAAAGTATCTGACACAACAATTCCATTCGCAGAAAGACTAAGAGAACTTCAAAAGGTAGGTCACGATATGAATGCTTTGGCGTTGATATTTGGAACTGAAAACGTTCAAGGCGCTCAGGCAATGTTATCTACTATCAACTATCAGGAAGAACTTACCGCAAAAGTTACCGGGACAAAAGATGCCTATACTATGGCAGCTGAAAACATGGAAAGCTGGAAAGAAAAAATGTCACGTTATTCTGCTCAGATTGACGATTGGAAGACTTCTATTTTCGATGCTATTTCACCAGTTATAACATTGACTGAAGCAAGTGGTGAAATGCTTGCTACAGGTTCAGATTTAGCAAATATCTATTCAGGGATGGCGGGTCCAATGAGCAATTTTGTTAGATGGATAAGAAGTGGGGCTGCTGCTCAAAAGCTTTCAAGTATCTGGACGGGAATATCAACATTTGTAACCAATGCTTACACTGCTTCTATAAACGTTGGTCCTTTAAAAGCTTTTACAATGTGGGTTAGAAATTCAGCACTTGCTCAAAAATTATCAGCAACCTGGACTGGGATTGTAACAGCTGCTCAGTGGGCTTGGAATGCTGCTTTAACTGCTAATCCTATAGGACTTATTGTAGTAGGTATTGCCGCATTGGTTGCATTGGTAGCAGCAGCAATTGTTTACTGGGATGACTGGGGTGCAACGCTATTGATATTTATGGGTCCGGTGGGGCGTATAATCGCTGCTTTCAAGTCTATTTATGATCATTGGGATAGCATCAAAAAAGCCTTCCAGACTGATGGAATTTTAGGAGGTTTAAAAAGAATTGGTGTTGTGCTTTTAGATGTTCTACTTAAACCACTTCAGCAAATATCTGGATGGATTGATAAAATATTCAATACTGACCTTGAAGCCGGGATCAAAAAACTAAGAACCGAAATGGACTTAGTTACCGAAAATGAAAAGAAGTCTGAAGCTGATGAGAAAGCCAAAACTAAAGGCGAAAAGGTAGTCCCAAAACAAAAACAGCTTACCGAAAAAGAAAGGATCGACAAGGCGATAAAAGAAGGTAAACTGGTCATGTATATGGGTAAAGCTGTTCTTCCTTCTACCAGGGATAAAGCTGAAGTGTAA
- the istA gene encoding IS21 family transposase has protein sequence MANKITDMSKIRKVIKFYSTGKSKLFISSYLSLSRNTVKKYISLYEILGLSPDAINAKTDAELELLFSNNTVHTISPKLQSLYDFFPKMERELKKVGITIHHMWEQYLVLHPDGFQSSQFRHHYKVWGKRVNPVMHMNHKSGDKMYVDYAGKTLSIIDKESGELKEAQFFVAILGASQYTYAEASMSQQKEDFVRSVENAIRFFEGTPAAIVPDNLKSAVIKSSRFEPTINETLADLAEHYETTILPARAYKPRDKSLVEGAVKILYRRIYANLQQGACGLDELNLEIRDLLDSHNKRKLTGRPYSRYELFLEDEKQQLRPLPERRFEIRYQSFATVMQNGHVQLSQDKNYYSVPYQYIKKKIKILYTSSTVEIYYKYNRIAMHRRNYKPYVYTTITEHLASTHQFVAGWSAARFIDWANSIDTAVGEYIVQIIDSRNHPEQAYKSCLGILNFEKKVGRERLINACKRALDFKIYSFKTVQKILENNLDQMIDPEKEEKEQELPDHGNIRGKQYYH, from the coding sequence ATGGCAAATAAAATAACAGACATGAGTAAAATTAGAAAAGTCATAAAATTCTACAGCACTGGAAAGAGCAAGTTATTTATAAGCAGCTATCTATCCCTTTCCAGAAATACCGTTAAGAAATACATCTCATTATATGAGATCCTGGGCTTGAGCCCTGATGCAATCAATGCCAAGACAGACGCCGAGTTGGAACTTTTGTTTTCCAATAACACGGTTCACACCATCAGCCCCAAACTACAGTCCCTGTACGATTTTTTTCCCAAGATGGAACGTGAGCTCAAAAAGGTGGGGATCACTATCCATCATATGTGGGAGCAGTATCTTGTACTGCATCCTGATGGTTTTCAGAGTTCACAGTTCCGGCATCATTACAAGGTCTGGGGCAAACGTGTGAACCCTGTGATGCATATGAATCACAAATCCGGTGATAAGATGTATGTCGATTATGCAGGAAAGACACTCTCCATTATTGATAAGGAAAGCGGGGAGCTTAAAGAAGCTCAGTTTTTTGTAGCTATCCTGGGAGCAAGCCAGTACACGTATGCTGAAGCCTCTATGAGCCAGCAGAAGGAAGATTTTGTACGATCTGTAGAAAATGCCATCCGCTTTTTTGAAGGCACACCGGCAGCGATCGTTCCTGATAACTTAAAATCCGCAGTGATCAAAAGCAGCCGTTTTGAACCCACCATCAATGAGACCCTGGCCGATCTGGCCGAACATTATGAGACGACTATCTTGCCTGCCAGGGCTTACAAACCGAGGGATAAATCCTTGGTAGAGGGAGCGGTCAAGATCCTGTACAGAAGGATCTACGCCAACCTTCAACAGGGAGCCTGCGGCCTGGATGAACTAAATCTTGAGATCCGGGACCTGTTGGACTCCCATAACAAACGCAAGCTCACAGGACGTCCTTACTCCCGCTACGAGCTGTTCCTGGAGGACGAGAAGCAGCAGCTGCGCCCACTGCCTGAGCGTCGTTTTGAGATCAGGTACCAATCCTTTGCAACAGTGATGCAGAACGGGCACGTACAGTTGAGCCAGGATAAGAACTACTACAGTGTCCCGTACCAGTATATCAAGAAGAAGATCAAGATCCTATACACCTCTTCCACCGTGGAGATCTACTATAAATACAACAGGATCGCCATGCACAGACGCAATTACAAGCCTTATGTCTACACGACCATTACAGAACATCTGGCCAGCACCCACCAGTTCGTTGCCGGATGGAGCGCTGCCCGCTTTATCGATTGGGCTAATAGTATTGATACCGCAGTGGGAGAATACATTGTCCAAATTATCGACAGTCGCAATCATCCCGAGCAGGCCTACAAAAGCTGCCTGGGGATCCTGAACTTCGAAAAGAAAGTAGGCAGGGAACGATTGATCAATGCCTGTAAACGGGCATTGGATTTTAAGATCTACAGCTTTAAGACCGTGCAGAAGATATTGGAGAACAATCTGGATCAGATGATCGATCCGGAAAAAGAAGAAAAGGAGCAGGAACTGCCTGATCACGGCAACATCAGAGGAAAACAATATTATCATTAA
- a CDS encoding minor capsid protein, protein MQTRSVLKDIEASYTANDCDCDECSTMKMNAVLAISMEPYTKLIEKIANDLHEGKMKPSDLNVDMVKQMYKDLSTATETVYGDKWVKFDIKEPQSLVQKFKKNLWQFSCAKTYAELQEMNNLLLNKGKIRPFPEYLQEVRKTNMKFNENYLQAEHQTAVKGCQAAEQWKAFLKDADLFPNLEYRTVGDNLVRPQHALLNGTIKPIGDVFWTLYYTPNGWRCRCYVVQTAAKATPGKIDDPSVSPEFRGNVALDEEIFTNKGGFFKLLNMDHKAKVNAEYMKLNAPYDEAYKAKNGKKVHANIFADESDKIANIETAMIIVEKLEKDVFVRPHIEVQNHKNPEYLIDGKLADRKEQKGKNISSNLNSAKKQGCKTVVFDISADYPYSLEYFKNQLKGHILAHYKDAFEEVIIVTGKTAVSIKVKDLLK, encoded by the coding sequence TTGCAAACAAGATCAGTATTGAAAGATATTGAAGCTTCATACACTGCCAATGATTGCGACTGTGATGAATGTTCAACCATGAAAATGAATGCAGTCCTGGCAATCAGCATGGAACCATACACAAAGTTGATTGAAAAGATTGCCAATGATCTGCACGAAGGAAAGATGAAACCGTCAGACCTTAATGTCGATATGGTCAAACAGATGTACAAAGATTTATCAACCGCTACAGAAACGGTGTACGGCGATAAATGGGTAAAGTTTGATATTAAAGAACCTCAATCGCTTGTACAAAAGTTTAAAAAGAACCTTTGGCAGTTCTCATGTGCAAAGACATACGCTGAACTTCAGGAAATGAATAATCTGCTCCTGAATAAAGGAAAAATCAGACCGTTTCCGGAATATCTTCAGGAAGTCCGTAAAACAAATATGAAGTTCAATGAAAACTATCTTCAGGCAGAACACCAAACTGCCGTTAAAGGTTGTCAAGCTGCTGAACAGTGGAAAGCTTTTCTCAAGGACGCTGATTTGTTTCCGAACCTGGAATACAGAACCGTTGGCGATAACTTAGTGAGACCACAACATGCTTTATTAAATGGAACTATAAAACCTATTGGCGATGTATTTTGGACGCTCTACTACACACCAAACGGATGGCGTTGCAGATGTTATGTTGTTCAAACAGCAGCGAAAGCAACACCTGGAAAGATTGACGATCCATCAGTATCTCCTGAGTTCCGTGGAAACGTTGCCCTGGATGAAGAAATTTTCACGAACAAAGGCGGATTTTTCAAGCTTTTAAATATGGACCATAAAGCAAAAGTGAACGCTGAATATATGAAGCTGAATGCACCTTATGACGAAGCATATAAAGCTAAAAACGGCAAAAAAGTACATGCAAACATTTTTGCAGATGAAAGTGATAAGATCGCCAATATTGAGACAGCGATGATTATTGTTGAAAAATTGGAAAAGGATGTTTTTGTAAGACCTCATATTGAAGTACAAAATCATAAGAATCCCGAATACCTTATTGATGGTAAACTGGCAGATAGAAAGGAACAGAAGGGGAAAAACATTTCTTCAAACTTAAACTCAGCTAAAAAGCAAGGTTGTAAAACGGTTGTATTTGACATATCGGCAGATTATCCATATTCACTGGAATACTTCAAAAATCAACTTAAAGGACACATCCTGGCTCATTATAAAGATGCATTTGAGGAAGTGATTATCGTTACCGGAAAAACTGCTGTATCAATTAAAGTAAAGGATTTACTAAAATAA
- the istB gene encoding IS21-like element helper ATPase IstB — protein sequence MNEPTVSKMKQMKLYGMHNAFKTAIESGRTDHYTLDQFVSMLIDAEWDERHNRRIERSIKNAKFHYRSSIESVNFDDTRNLDRNLVMRLAGCEFVEKNENILITGSTGVGKSYLGTALGYQACIEGFKVNYFNTSRLFAKLKMAKADGSYLRELAKLQRQDVIILDDFGLQALDSANRITLLEIIEDRHNNGSIIVTSQIPVQGWYDIIGEKTIADAILDRLIHQSHRLELQGESMRKKRRVSRE from the coding sequence ATGAACGAACCGACAGTGAGCAAAATGAAGCAAATGAAGCTTTACGGCATGCACAATGCCTTTAAGACCGCTATTGAAAGCGGAAGGACAGACCATTATACCCTCGACCAGTTTGTATCGATGCTCATCGATGCCGAATGGGATGAGAGGCACAACAGACGCATAGAGCGAAGCATCAAAAATGCCAAGTTCCATTACAGGTCCAGTATTGAAAGTGTCAACTTCGATGACACCCGCAATCTCGACCGTAATCTGGTAATGCGTCTTGCAGGATGTGAGTTCGTAGAGAAAAATGAGAACATCCTGATCACAGGAAGTACAGGCGTGGGTAAAAGTTACCTGGGAACTGCGTTGGGCTACCAGGCCTGTATCGAAGGCTTCAAGGTCAATTATTTTAATACTTCCAGGCTGTTTGCCAAATTAAAAATGGCAAAAGCAGACGGGTCATACCTGCGCGAACTAGCAAAACTACAAAGGCAGGATGTGATCATCCTTGATGATTTTGGTCTTCAGGCTTTGGACAGTGCCAACAGGATAACCCTTCTGGAGATCATAGAAGACCGTCACAACAACGGGTCCATCATTGTGACATCACAGATCCCGGTGCAAGGCTGGTATGACATCATTGGCGAAAAGACCATAGCTGATGCTATTCTGGACAGACTTATCCATCAGTCTCACCGCCTGGAACTCCAGGGGGAATCTATGAGAAAAAAGAGAAGAGTTAGCAGGGAGTAA
- a CDS encoding CHAP domain-containing protein, with amino-acid sequence MSLNSLSLKIAQSQNGVQEVPKNSNAGPAVESYLKSVGLGKGYAWCMAFVYWSVKEASKQLNTETPLIKTAGVLRQWNEITPKMKVTKSPKSGDIFIMDYGKGQGHTGFVVEVRADGSLKTIEGNTNDEGSREGYEVAYRIRKQSAIKGYIRIAN; translated from the coding sequence ATGTCACTCAATTCTTTATCATTAAAAATCGCTCAAAGCCAAAACGGCGTACAGGAAGTTCCAAAAAATAGCAATGCCGGACCGGCAGTGGAAAGTTATCTTAAAAGTGTTGGGCTTGGTAAAGGATATGCATGGTGCATGGCTTTTGTTTATTGGTCGGTCAAAGAAGCCTCAAAACAACTCAATACAGAAACTCCTTTAATTAAAACTGCCGGCGTTCTCCGTCAATGGAATGAAATCACGCCAAAGATGAAAGTAACTAAATCGCCAAAGTCTGGTGATATCTTCATCATGGATTACGGGAAAGGTCAGGGTCATACCGGATTTGTTGTTGAAGTCCGTGCTGATGGTTCACTAAAAACTATTGAAGGAAATACCAACGATGAAGGAAGCCGTGAAGGATATGAAGTGGCTTATAGAATCAGAAAACAATCAGCAATTAAAGGATATATCAGAATAGCTAACTAA
- a CDS encoding DUF2586 family protein, translating into MGKLQAIKFKKANGGLGRTTAATDNVSMIVIAMSIAGSSLVYGQAKELLEAKDAEVFGITEAFDANNKTLAYHHISENFRLAPESTLFILPVEANTTIQSKIAVTLTALKKNRSIKGIGFAGFTNDLSTLTDELDAIQADLVSEAAKEGIDLDYVILEGKGTAEPILINDLEDLALNQAPNISLVIAQDRDIAALDPAYSKYAAVGAKLGMINVRNVAENIGSVNIEKKPLDSLSFDTYPLTSSAAGRFVNVGISTGQTMDELTNVQIVALNKKKYIFAAQYEAEADFYFSNSPTCVTEASDYCYIERNRTWNKAKRLINRTLLPKVKSKVPKDPSTGFVKTTTISNWETLLEKALDQMVNADEISGYSLNLDAQQYPDESTPFKIQCSLVAHGIVHEFEVELGLTNKI; encoded by the coding sequence ATGGGAAAGTTACAAGCTATAAAATTTAAAAAAGCAAACGGTGGTCTCGGCAGGACCACCGCTGCTACAGACAACGTTTCCATGATTGTTATTGCTATGAGTATCGCAGGTTCATCCCTGGTGTATGGTCAGGCAAAAGAGCTCTTGGAAGCGAAAGATGCTGAAGTTTTTGGAATTACTGAAGCCTTTGATGCAAACAATAAAACTCTTGCATATCATCATATTTCAGAGAATTTCAGATTAGCACCGGAAAGCACATTGTTTATTTTGCCTGTTGAAGCGAATACGACTATTCAAAGCAAAATTGCAGTGACGTTAACTGCTCTTAAAAAGAACAGATCGATTAAGGGAATTGGTTTCGCTGGATTCACCAATGATCTTTCCACACTGACTGATGAACTGGATGCTATTCAAGCTGATTTAGTAAGTGAAGCAGCCAAAGAAGGAATTGATTTGGATTATGTAATTCTTGAAGGTAAAGGAACTGCAGAACCTATCCTTATTAATGATCTTGAAGATTTGGCACTTAATCAAGCTCCTAATATCTCACTCGTTATTGCTCAGGATAGAGATATTGCAGCCTTAGACCCGGCGTATTCAAAATATGCTGCTGTTGGTGCAAAATTGGGAATGATCAATGTAAGAAATGTTGCTGAAAACATTGGGTCTGTGAACATCGAGAAGAAGCCGTTAGACAGCCTTTCATTTGATACTTATCCTTTAACAAGCTCAGCAGCCGGAAGATTTGTCAATGTTGGTATTTCAACTGGTCAGACAATGGATGAGTTAACAAATGTTCAGATTGTTGCACTTAACAAAAAGAAGTACATTTTTGCAGCTCAGTATGAAGCTGAGGCAGATTTTTACTTCAGCAATTCCCCGACCTGTGTTACTGAAGCAAGCGATTATTGCTACATCGAAAGAAATAGAACCTGGAACAAAGCGAAAAGATTAATCAACAGAACGCTTCTTCCAAAAGTAAAATCAAAAGTTCCTAAAGACCCTTCTACCGGGTTTGTGAAAACAACTACGATAAGCAACTGGGAAACGCTATTGGAAAAAGCCTTAGACCAAATGGTCAATGCAGACGAGATTAGCGGTTATTCATTGAATTTGGACGCTCAGCAGTATCCGGACGAAAGTACACCTTTCAAAATCCAATGCTCTTTGGTTGCTCATGGTATTGTGCATGAGTTTGAGGTCGAATTAGGTCTTACAAATAAAATTTAG
- a CDS encoding Clp protease ClpP, producing the protein MAVKRMKIEASVIDGVLILRVSGRIWQGELASTFKWEIDAAMAQKITTAQLYLNTEGGSVFEAEEAINELLRLGEENVNITVGALAASAGTKFLCAFKAKCYKTSQFMIHKPLTYVQGNEDQVKADLKALGNITNSYRTAYAKKFNKTEAQIDELWKNDYWMDAKEAKEIGLISEIIDEDVEVDESTVAMMVACGCPNIPKPTEKKAENSNNNTNMDINQLRSALGMSATATEQEVLDRLAQNKTKADQAAATEASAKEKSAQNAETFVNKAILDKKITADQKPIYVSLHIQDPANTEALLNGMKGVTAASTGIQENATGKEVATGRENWGIDDYLKNDPQALDALIASDPDAVKKMNAAYSLKK; encoded by the coding sequence ATGGCAGTTAAACGGATGAAAATCGAAGCCTCAGTAATTGATGGGGTATTAATATTAAGAGTTTCCGGAAGAATTTGGCAGGGTGAACTGGCTAGTACTTTCAAGTGGGAAATTGATGCTGCTATGGCTCAAAAGATCACGACAGCACAACTGTATCTGAACACGGAAGGCGGAAGTGTATTTGAAGCTGAAGAAGCTATCAATGAACTCTTACGACTCGGTGAAGAAAATGTAAATATTACAGTCGGAGCATTAGCAGCTTCTGCCGGGACAAAGTTCTTATGTGCATTTAAAGCAAAGTGCTACAAGACTTCTCAATTTATGATCCACAAGCCGCTCACCTATGTTCAGGGAAATGAGGACCAGGTTAAAGCTGATTTAAAAGCTTTAGGGAATATTACCAATAGTTACCGTACAGCATACGCCAAAAAATTCAATAAAACGGAAGCTCAGATCGATGAGTTATGGAAAAACGATTATTGGATGGATGCAAAGGAAGCGAAAGAAATAGGCTTGATCAGTGAAATTATCGATGAAGATGTTGAAGTCGATGAAAGTACAGTAGCAATGATGGTTGCATGTGGTTGTCCCAACATTCCCAAACCGACCGAAAAAAAAGCAGAAAATTCTAACAACAATACCAACATGGATATCAATCAATTAAGATCGGCATTAGGAATGTCGGCAACTGCAACAGAACAGGAAGTTCTTGACAGATTAGCACAAAACAAAACAAAAGCAGATCAGGCTGCTGCAACAGAAGCAAGCGCAAAGGAAAAAAGTGCTCAAAATGCTGAGACTTTTGTAAACAAGGCGATCCTGGATAAAAAAATCACAGCAGATCAGAAACCGATCTACGTTTCCCTGCACATTCAAGACCCTGCCAATACTGAGGCGCTTTTAAATGGTATGAAGGGTGTGACTGCTGCATCTACAGGTATTCAGGAAAATGCTACCGGAAAAGAAGTTGCTACAGGAAGAGAAAACTGGGGGATTGATGATTATTTGAAAAATGACCCTCAGGCTCTTGATGCTTTAATTGCTTCTGATCCTGATGCTGTCAAAAAAATGAATGCAGCATATTCTCTTAAAAAATAA
- a CDS encoding phage portal protein family protein, with product MKTPLNRFKNNKIYRAAEAFFLQNASYTQLNSIVAAGKRQNTAMPSDVVKHQATMMKAEDLNSWKTAVMLATDPDNPDKQNLHLLYENQKTDNHLESTIETRIAKTQQSPFKLVSKTSKERDEEAEKLFKTLWFQEFIKLIIEYKFDGTKLIEAFKTNEEGFLTEVTEIKQPFFNPKKGIILKEPGQTTGEDYKFGPLSNYYIQVGKDYKDLGTRALIAPIILAKKLGLGSWLDFIEKYGVPPLFVTTDREDDDRLLELFEMATNFKSNNFMIGRGSEKFEIPNISSTNSQEAFDGLIKRADNEVSKRILGGTGLTDEKGFVGSVEIQFELAQFRFTSDKLLVRNIVNEKLIPLLVKLSPVYSNLANFDFEWDDEDEMTIDKLIKIVQALGGYFDFDPEQIEQITGLKILGIKDAGSGTPTDKPEPGASKKKVVT from the coding sequence ATGAAAACACCTTTAAACCGTTTTAAAAACAATAAAATCTACAGAGCCGCTGAAGCTTTCTTTTTGCAAAACGCTTCCTATACTCAGCTTAATTCAATTGTAGCTGCTGGAAAGAGACAAAACACAGCAATGCCTTCAGATGTAGTAAAACATCAGGCAACAATGATGAAAGCTGAAGATTTGAATTCATGGAAAACGGCGGTAATGCTTGCAACCGACCCCGACAACCCGGATAAACAAAACCTTCACCTGTTATACGAGAATCAGAAAACTGATAATCATTTAGAATCAACGATTGAAACAAGAATCGCTAAAACACAACAATCTCCATTTAAACTGGTGAGTAAAACATCAAAAGAACGTGATGAAGAAGCTGAAAAGTTATTTAAAACTTTATGGTTTCAGGAATTTATCAAACTGATAATTGAATATAAATTTGACGGAACCAAACTGATAGAAGCCTTTAAAACAAATGAAGAAGGTTTTTTAACGGAAGTAACAGAAATAAAGCAGCCTTTTTTCAATCCTAAAAAAGGAATCATCCTGAAGGAACCAGGACAAACCACCGGTGAAGATTATAAATTTGGTCCTTTATCAAACTATTATATTCAGGTTGGTAAAGATTATAAAGATTTAGGAACCCGGGCGTTAATAGCACCGATTATCCTGGCTAAAAAATTAGGATTAGGATCATGGTTAGACTTTATTGAGAAATATGGTGTGCCGCCTTTATTTGTAACCACCGACCGTGAAGATGATGATAGGTTACTGGAACTTTTTGAAATGGCAACAAATTTCAAATCAAATAATTTCATGATCGGAAGAGGAAGTGAGAAATTTGAGATTCCAAACATATCCTCAACCAACAGTCAGGAAGCATTTGACGGTCTTATTAAGCGTGCAGATAATGAAGTTTCAAAACGTATTCTCGGTGGAACCGGATTAACTGACGAAAAAGGCTTTGTAGGATCAGTAGAAATACAATTTGAATTAGCACAATTCAGATTTACTTCAGATAAACTTTTGGTCCGAAACATTGTCAATGAAAAGTTGATTCCATTGCTCGTAAAACTATCACCGGTCTATTCAAACCTTGCAAACTTTGATTTTGAGTGGGATGATGAAGACGAAATGACCATTGATAAGCTGATCAAGATTGTACAGGCTTTAGGAGGTTATTTCGACTTTGATCCGGAACAGATTGAACAGATCACCGGATTGAAAATTTTAGGAATAAAAGATGCAGGTTCCGGAACTCCTACAGACAAGCCCGAACCAGGAGCTTCAAAAAAAAAAGTAGTAACATAA
- a CDS encoding glycoside hydrolase family protein, translating into MKYNYVQAPLPFQGQKRRFLKPFKEALNEFPADAIYIDLFGGSGLLSHTVKEYYPDAKVVYNDFDSYSKRLDNVDKTNALLSDIRVICAKSETRKERLPDDLHSEIVDRISKEEGFIDWVTISSSLLFSMNYVTNFEQLKKEKFYNKVRLSNYRVDGYLEGVDRVKKDYRDLFAEYRNHPNVVFLVDPPYLSTDCTTYSRPDYWKLADYLNVLKTIEDTSYFYFTSNKSQIIELCDWMQTRGYCRSPFDGGTTVTVNTSLTYNASYEDIMIHRYLY; encoded by the coding sequence ATGAAATACAATTATGTACAGGCTCCCTTGCCTTTTCAGGGACAAAAAAGAAGATTTTTAAAACCATTTAAAGAGGCTTTAAATGAGTTTCCGGCAGATGCTATTTATATTGATTTGTTTGGCGGTTCAGGCTTGTTGAGCCATACAGTAAAAGAATATTATCCGGATGCGAAAGTCGTTTATAACGATTTTGATAGCTATTCTAAACGTTTAGATAACGTCGATAAAACAAACGCTTTGCTCTCTGACATTCGTGTTATCTGTGCTAAATCGGAAACAAGAAAGGAACGTTTGCCGGATGATTTGCATTCAGAGATAGTAGATAGAATATCGAAAGAAGAAGGTTTTATTGATTGGGTCACTATCTCATCAAGTTTGCTTTTTTCAATGAATTATGTGACCAATTTTGAGCAGCTGAAGAAAGAAAAGTTTTATAACAAAGTGAGGCTTTCAAACTATCGTGTTGATGGCTATCTGGAAGGTGTAGATCGTGTGAAGAAAGATTACAGAGATTTGTTTGCTGAATACCGGAATCATCCTAATGTAGTGTTTCTTGTTGATCCGCCTTACTTATCTACTGATTGCACTACATATAGCCGTCCTGATTACTGGAAATTAGCTGACTATTTGAATGTTCTCAAGACGATTGAAGATACTTCTTATTTCTATTTTACGAGCAACAAAAGTCAGATTATAGAGCTTTGTGATTGGATGCAAACCCGTGGTTATTGTAGAAGTCCTTTCGATGGTGGTACAACCGTTACGGTGAATACTTCATTAACATACAATGCGAGTTATGAGGATATTATGATCCACCGTTATTTGTATTGA